The genomic region CATTGCCGACACAACAGCCTTAGTTTCCCTGCGCATCATAATGATATTCTTTGCCCTTTTTTTGCTGCTTTCGGCCTTTCAGGATTTTTCGCAGGTGCCAAAAGAGCTGTCCATCATAGGGGCGTACGAATATATGCGGCTGGCCATCGCCGGGCTGTTCTCGGTATTTACGTTCCGGGAACCGGACATCATGCTCTCGTTGACCTTCTGGTCGGGCTTTGGCTGGCACGATGCCTTTTTCCCGGGCTGGCTGGTGCGACTCCTGGCCGGGACCACTGGAATTGGAATCCTGCTGGCCATGATCCGTGTATATCGCGACCCTGACCGTTCGATCAGGCTGCTGTGCCACATCGCAGGGGCTTTTCTTGTGGCTGTCAGCATAATTGTTCTGATCTCCTCCGGAATCAGCGGTGGCCATCCCAACGTGCATGGTCGCTATTTGATAAGTTTCTATCTCCTTATGCTCAGCGTATCCATTGCAGCTCTGACCCCATTCATGGAGGGCTCGAAAGCGAACCAACTCCAGGCCGACGCTTCAGCGCCATTACGATTGCAAACATCTCTGGAGACGTTGGTCGCCTGGGGTTGTCTTGTAGCCATGTGTTTCTGCCCGTTTCTCCTCAGGGAAAAGCACGTATCGGTGGGGCTTGGCGTCTACATCTTTTGGCCATATGCCGTTATTGCGGTCGCAATTCCACTTGCGTGCGCGGCTGCGCTCGCCATCTTGTCGCGTACTCCCGCAGGCCCCGACCACGTCTATCGAAAACTTGCACCGCGTTCCGGCTTCGTGGTCGCCCTCATGCTGGTCATCTTCGCCGTGCTGGGCATCATCGAACTCCTCGTCGGACTTCCCAAAGCCATCGCATACAATTTGGGGGTCTACGTGGTCCTGGTCACGGTGCTCGCGACAATGCGCCTCGTCTTGCTTGCCGAACCGGCCTTCACGGCTCCTAAGCGCTGGCTTGTACCGGCAACGCTCGTAATCCTTGTGACGCTCCACGTTGGAAGCTTGCTTTTCCTCATGACGCGCTACTTTGGCTGATAATTCCGACCTCCTGACCCTGCGTCGAGAAACTCCCTTGCCGGACCGCTCCTGCGACAACGATCTGGCCGCAAGCAGGTGGAATACGCACAGGGCCTGCGGCAAATTCCCTTCTGGACAACTGCGTCTCCGATTGGTTAATCATGAACTGAGTATCAAACATTAACGACAGCAGATTCTCCACACCCTATATCCCGTTATGCTATTTGCAGATCGCCGCTGATCAGACTCTTCATGGCAAAGACTGCAAAGTCATGACAAACAAACCGTCACAGGGTTTCTCTGGAAATATCATTCTGCCGTTTGTCCTCAGGCACACTTCGGCTACATACGTTTACCTCGTATAATCCGCAACATGGACACACTTTCGTTTATTCTTATAATGCTTTGCGTTGGTGCTGCAGGATTTGCCGTCACGTTCCTTGCTCTCAAGTACTTTATGCGCAAGGCCCCGGACTGGGGGTTCATGTGCCATCCGGGAGGCCACAGCTGTCACAACCGCTCCGTGCCACTCTTAGGCGGAGCCGCCATTTATTGTTCCTTTCTTCTTACTTTCATCTTATTTATTGGATTTTTCAGACATTGGCCTCCAGGATTTATGCATCCAGATTATAGTGCGATCCTTTCTTTGTTCCTCGGGACAACATGGATCGCCATACTGGGCACGCTCGACGACAAAATCCATATGGGGTGGCGCCTTAAACTTGCCGGTCAAATCATAGGCGTGGCAATACTTCTGGTCGGCGGCCACACCCTGAAAAATGCCTCCATTCCATTGCTCGGACTTGTGGATTTCGGCTGGTCCGGCGCTATTTTCTTCGCTCTTTCCGTCCTCATAATCACAAACGCTGTAAACCTCATCGACGGGCTCGACGGACTCGCCGGAGGAATCTGCTTCTTCGCCGCGCTGGTCAGCGCTGTCATCGGCGTGTTCAAAGCAGACATCTTTCTGGCGGTCATCGGCTTCGGCATTTCGGGTGGCCTGCTCGCCTTCCTTCGTTTCAACTTCCCTCCGGCATCCGTGTTCATGGGAGATGGCGGGAGCCTGATGCTGGGCTTTTTGCTCAGCACACTGGCCACCAGCTCGGTAGCTACAAGTCCTGGACAACGCTCGGGCGTGTTCACCATGATCCTGCTGCCCTTTCTTCCGTTCGGCATCGCCCTGCTCGACGTCTCTGTCGCCATTGTTCGCCGCGGCGTTAGTGGACGTTGCATCTTTCACCCGGACACAGACCACATCCATCACCGGCTCATGGACACTCTGGGCCGGCCCAGGCGCGTGGTCGCCGTTCTTTATCTGTTCAGCGCCCTGCTCTCCGCCATCACACTGACCATGGTGCTTGGACCTCAGCACCAGTTCTACCGCGTCTACGTCGTCTTCATGGGGGTCGTGGCTCTCGGCCTCGTTATCCTGCTGCTTCGGCTCTATACGCGTGAGGGCCTGCCACAGATTCTGGGCAACCGCTCGCACATGAAGTTCCTGGCCAGCTTTGCCGACTACATGTGTCGGCGCCTGCAACGCGCGACAACCGAAGATGAAGCCTTGATGTTGCTTGAACGCGGAGTGACGGATCTGGGGTTCGACTATGTGCGCGTGGAACGGGACGGCGAGCTCTTCATGGAGTGGACAAGCAGCAGGAAATTACACCCGGACTCTGAGCGGATAGAACAGAAGCGGTCAGTATGCCCTCGGATCTCCATCTACTGGGCAACCCCCACACACGACAGCGACTCTTTCCAGAAATACCTGCTTTTGACATGGAACCAATCCCTGAGGGCGCTGTCAAACTGTCTCGAAAGACTGCACGATCGCCACTGACGGACATTCCTTCGAGATCCAGGATTTCCGGGCATGCCGCAATCCCGGACGTTTCGCTCTCCAGGGAGCAGTTTTCTGTATTGCTGGGCACCAAACAGGAGTCGGAAGCAGCGTATCAGCAGCAGGCCATCGGGGTGTACCCCCTGTTGGGCACCTGATTTGCGGGGGGATTATCCGGACAGTTATCCTTGCTCGGAGTTTCGCGCAGTTCGCACGTCGTTTCCCCCAAGCCGCAGGTACACCTCTGTCGGTGCGAGCCAAGGCGCAAATCGACCCGCCAGGCAGCGGAGGACGTGGACAATGTGTTTGAACGCAAGTTCATGCGCGGGGAGAAGTGAGTAGCCGGCCCTTTGGGACAAAGCGACCAGCGACCGCCTCGTGAATCCGTGGAGGTGCTCGAACGGCGCCATGACATGGGCCCGGACGCCATCGTACGGCCAGACCTTCCAGCATGAGCCTTTCCGGCACTCCCGCTCCAGGTTCGGGACACGCAGGACGAGCACCGTCCGGGAGTCGCACAAAGCCGCAATATCCCGCAAAACTGTGTACGGATCAGGGACATGTTCGAGCACCTGTTCAAGCATGATCAAGTGGAAGGTCCTGCCCGCCAGATCACCCCGTTCAGTCACCATTTCCAAGGCGGCGTCCGCAACTTTCACGCGCGTCGCATGCGGTTCGAAAGACGTCACTTCAAATCCCGCCTGAACAGCGGCCAGCGACCACAACCCGGCTCCCGAACCGTAATCCAGGAACCTGGCCCCCGGCGCCATGCGCTTCAGAAACCGCAAGCGCTCCACCATATGCGCCGGCGGCTCGCGCCGTTTTTCAGACGTTCTCAGGTTGCGGGCATTCGCGTACATGCTGCCAAGTTCCTCGGCGCTCGGTACATCCGGGTACCAGTGGTGTCCGCAGTGCCCACAGCGGTAGATGCAC from Oceanidesulfovibrio indonesiensis harbors:
- a CDS encoding MraY family glycosyltransferase, with the translated sequence MHPDYSAILSLFLGTTWIAILGTLDDKIHMGWRLKLAGQIIGVAILLVGGHTLKNASIPLLGLVDFGWSGAIFFALSVLIITNAVNLIDGLDGLAGGICFFAALVSAVIGVFKADIFLAVIGFGISGGLLAFLRFNFPPASVFMGDGGSLMLGFLLSTLATSSVATSPGQRSGVFTMILLPFLPFGIALLDVSVAIVRRGVSGRCIFHPDTDHIHHRLMDTLGRPRRVVAVLYLFSALLSAITLTMVLGPQHQFYRVYVVFMGVVALGLVILLLRLYTREGLPQILGNRSHMKFLASFADYMCRRLQRATTEDEALMLLERGVTDLGFDYVRVERDGELFMEWTSSRKLHPDSERIEQKRSVCPRISIYWATPTHDSDSFQKYLLLTWNQSLRALSNCLERLHDRH
- a CDS encoding class I SAM-dependent methyltransferase, with the protein product MAGSSPEALKRYREYSNDKYGGYIDEWVDAIRLCIYRCGHCGHHWYPDVPSAEELGSMYANARNLRTSEKRREPPAHMVERLRFLKRMAPGARFLDYGSGAGLWSLAAVQAGFEVTSFEPHATRVKVADAALEMVTERGDLAGRTFHLIMLEQVLEHVPDPYTVLRDIAALCDSRTVLVLRVPNLERECRKGSCWKVWPYDGVRAHVMAPFEHLHGFTRRSLVALSQRAGYSLLPAHELAFKHIVHVLRCLAGRFAPWLAPTEVYLRLGGNDVRTARNSEQG